From Methanosarcina lacustris Z-7289, one genomic window encodes:
- a CDS encoding queuosine precursor transporter has protein sequence MFVWLYWIITLTIATYASVYVIKKMPENGFTVLTAFYVVYLVASQVLATRIIVFDLGFYSFYAPAAVFIYPFIAQVVDMINEVYGERRTHISIFIAFATQVLFVLFIGMVSNLSPAPFFELEAAWKSLFGLSIRITIASWVSFMVCSNLDAWIFASLKKRFFEKEKNFKHDTMINPYIWLRSSVSDIVNLTLDSLIFVFIAFYGVMPVLPLVIGQLISKNVIGFLDNPWFVLYKKMLEK, from the coding sequence ATGTTCGTCTGGCTGTACTGGATTATTACTCTTACAATTGCTACCTATGCGTCCGTGTATGTTATTAAAAAAATGCCTGAAAACGGTTTTACCGTGCTGACGGCTTTCTATGTGGTTTATCTTGTGGCTTCCCAGGTCCTTGCCACGCGCATTATTGTATTTGACCTTGGTTTTTACTCTTTCTATGCTCCTGCGGCAGTTTTCATCTATCCTTTCATTGCGCAGGTCGTAGATATGATTAACGAGGTCTACGGGGAACGGAGGACGCATATCTCTATTTTCATAGCTTTTGCAACTCAGGTATTATTCGTGCTCTTCATAGGCATGGTCTCAAATCTCAGCCCTGCCCCTTTCTTTGAGCTGGAAGCTGCCTGGAAGAGTCTCTTTGGGCTGAGCATCAGGATTACAATCGCAAGCTGGGTTTCTTTTATGGTCTGTTCGAACCTTGACGCCTGGATCTTTGCATCCCTTAAAAAACGCTTTTTTGAAAAAGAAAAAAACTTCAAGCACGATACCATGATAAACCCCTACATCTGGCTCCGGTCAAGTGTAAGTGACATTGTTAACCTCACACTGGATTCTCTTATCTTTGTTTTTATTGCTTTTTATGGGGTTATGCCTGTTCTTCCTCTGGTTATAGGGCAGCTTATCAGTAAGAATGTAATCGGTTTTCTGGACAATCCCTGGTTTGTGCTCTACAAAAAAATGCTCGAAAAGTAA